In Aethina tumida isolate Nest 87 chromosome 2, icAetTumi1.1, whole genome shotgun sequence, the DNA window ctttatacaaaaaaaaaataaaccaataCGTGGATTCGTTCAAAAGGTAACTAAATCCGTACAATATTcgataaagtttaaaactaaaaataaacaaaaacatgatTGAAATGCGACATTTGAACAACGTATTATCTAGAAACAATCCACAGTGAATTAGAATCGAGTCAAACAGCTAACAAAGTTGAGTTTGAGATTCCGATTCACTGCGGTTGGTCGGTTCTCTCAGACTTTCTGAATGGATTTCAGTTCGGAATTTCGTCTAGcctaaaggaaaaaataacataagatTCGTTGACCCTTGGACGTGTGTTTGCAATCCACTCAGAACCTTAACGATTAAAATGCAGTCTTCTCTCAAACGAAAAAATcaatacacaataaaaaaacaccgGACTCTCCAAGTTTCAATGtatataacaaattgtttattataaaaatattgcactcctataattaaaatcatgacGTAATATGGATAGCGtctttaaaaactaaacaattatGCATAAACATAGAATGTATAGTAGCATTGTTTTGTAAGATGTGAGGGTGGTTGGATGCATAAGCTTGCACATTAATGGGGGGTGTGGGAGGACAGCTTTGACTAAATAATGGTCACTGAACGATGAACGACGTGTTTCTTCCTGAGAGAGATAGGTAACCCTCATTTAATCCCCGAGTACGGCTCCGGGTAGAGGTGCACACCTTCGACACTGAATATCGAAACATCTGCAGAAAACAACCacgtaaattaaacaaataaatgtaatagcTAAACGCGTACCATCTGGCAGTTCTAGTAGTTTGTTGGGTAGCTCGCTGAAGTAAGGGTGAACCATGGCATCTTCGGCGCCGAGCCTCCTCAAAGGATCGAGCTGTAGCAACGACGTCGCCATCGCTTCGCCGTGCATGACGTCGTGCAAACGGGGCCATGTCATGCCCAGACGTCGCGACTTGTAGGTGCCTATCCTGTGCGGCTTGTAGCCCGGCAGTCTCGTCACCCCCGGCCAATCCTCCTCCGTGGGCGTTCCCAAAACCTGTACGAATTGCATTACAATTGCTCCACGTCATTAACCGCCAATTATTACCTTGAAGATTTTGTCTAGCTGGTCGTAGGTGTCGCGAACGCCGGGGAAGATGGCCATGCCGGTGATCATTTCCACGAAAATACAACCGACGCCCCACATGTCCAAAGACGTTGAGTACTCGGTGCTGCCGAGCAGAACGTCGGGAGGTCGGTACCAGAGCGTCACCACCTCGTGCGAGTAGGTGTGCGACGGCACTGATTTGGCTCTGGCCAAGCCGAAGTCAGCCAACTTGAGTTCACCCATTtcactgaaaaaaataaataataatcaaaagttCCGTGTGACCAAACAACTTGATGGTATACCTGATGAGCAAATTTTGGGGCTTGACGTCCCGATGGAGCACCCTGCGTTTGTGGCAGTACGACAGTCCTCGCAACAGCTGGAACAGGAACAGACGCACGTTCCTGGGATCCAGACCGCCGCTGTGTCTTTCCAGGTACTGAGACAAATCCGTGTgctatagaaaaataaaaactaggtCAATTTACCGCAATAAAACAATCACAACAACACTTACGACATATTCAAACACGAATGTGAGCGTCTCTCGGGTATGTACAATGTCGTGCAACGTTACGATGTTGGCGTGTTTCAGTTCTTTTAGTAGGGAAGCCTCGCGGATCGCGGTGAAGGGGGCACCCTCTTCTTCCTGCAGACGGATCTCTTTCAGGGCCACCACCTGGTTTTGTAAACTGGAAAAGGACACGTTTGTTTTTAAGCACGTGACGACACACTTACGTTAAGGGGTGCACTCACTTGCTAAATCCTTTGTACACCGTTGCATAAGAGCCTTCACCTAATTGTTCTAATTTTATGTACGCCTCCGTTTTCCCGAACGGAGAATCACCCTAAAAAAGAACACAATTCAATTATCACTAGTAAGTAAATTTGTGCAAAAAACGTACAATGAATATACttgattatttaagtaaaaaaattttaaaatttgatttggattgtttatgcatttttattgatttaaaacttctttatatattttttctttattaatttaattgaattattttcaacaaccAATGTGTTCCGCATAATACtattcattttcataaatttgtaatgttttaaaagtagtTCCACCAAAATATTTGGCAACAAGCTGTAGAactataaagtaatttatgtaaagttGGTTTGAAATAtggttttctttatttatacttttgaaacttctgaaattttatactaattaattattaaaccactaatgtgtttaataataatattttattattcagttcAAGGTTTGTAAACACAATTATAAATCaactcaaaatatttgttgaatgtgattcaaaaacttaatgaatagaaaatatttgtatagaaGTGTCGTAGATAGCAAGACGTAGTTCCTATAGTTACAAAAATTGGCAAAAGTTTTAGaagtaagtatataaaatatttgataacaaaCTGtagaatattaaagttttaaattgtttttagttttagaCAGTTTATAAGTTAAAACTTTAGTTGGTCTGTTTATACAAGGTTTTCTTGTTTTATGTTCGaaactttttagattttcttttcttatttgtagaattaaattgtttcaaaccACTCACTAAATTAGCTCAAAATATCTCTTGAATATAATTCACAATTTAATGAGGAGAAAGTGTTTGTCAACTTTcctagataaaattataagaagaTTTAAATGGTAAGTGATTTCACAGCATGTTTCCAACGAGTGAATCATAAAGaatctttataaaacaaaCCAAAACAAAAGCCGTAACTATTTCAaagtacaatataaaattcgaTACGCGTTCAAACACTACTTTTATCTACTCACTGAGACCATGATGGAGAAGCTGCCTTTTACAAACTCCGCACCGTTAACTGCGACCGGCGTAAACATTGCCCGACGTATTTTTAACCGTATTTACAGGAGCCGCGGCCACGCAAACTCCTATCGCCGTACCGGCGAATTAAGCAAAAAAACGCGTGTGTAAATACACGTCAGTGCGTTTAccgtttcattaattaattaaaggggGGTAAACAGCGTGATAATTAGTGGAGGATTTCTTCGTCGTAAATTGTGTCCTAGAGGAAGCGGTCCGAACCGCATCCGAATTGTAAACGAACCAATGTTTGCAATAGGTAACATCTATTTGTCCGACCTGGTTTTTACGAAATTAATCGCAATTTTAGTGACGTGGTGCACGAGGAA includes these proteins:
- the LOC109599945 gene encoding cyclin-dependent kinase 14 isoform X1, whose amino-acid sequence is MYCTVDKSHCSEGTSTQPKNMKDGEFPFPNRLEGVGLPTSGVTMREKKSGALSRMQKLRKRLSHSFGRLSVSKEEADEHNHGKLPYNGYSDEFLDRLEPNGNIPPGKGDIRYGSCVVSEWNGGGGGGHDRVKRQLSVSSDSKLLDDDIREETKVILRPRKPPRPKSEVLLNQGSDHRRTKRYSAFGGDSPFGKTEAYIKLEQLGEGSYATVYKGFSNLQNQVVALKEIRLQEEEGAPFTAIREASLLKELKHANIVTLHDIVHTRETLTFVFEYVHTDLSQYLERHSGGLDPRNVRLFLFQLLRGLSYCHKRRVLHRDVKPQNLLISEMGELKLADFGLARAKSVPSHTYSHEVVTLWYRPPDVLLGSTEYSTSLDMWGVGCIFVEMITGMAIFPGVRDTYDQLDKIFKVLGTPTEEDWPGVTRLPGYKPHRIGTYKSRRLGMTWPRLHDVMHGEAMATSLLQLDPLRRLGAEDAMVHPYFSELPNKLLELPDDVSIFSVEGVHLYPEPYSGIK
- the LOC109599945 gene encoding cyclin-dependent kinase 14 isoform X7, giving the protein MREKKSGALSRMQKLRKRLSHSFGRLSVSKEEADEHNHGKLPYNGYSDEFLDRLEPNGNIPPGKGDIRYGSCVVSEWNGGGGGGHDRVKRQLSVSSDSKLLDDDIREETKVILRPRKPPRPKSEVLLNQGSDHRRTKRYSAFGGDSPFGKTEAYIKLEQLGEGSYATVYKGFSNLQNQVVALKEIRLQEEEGAPFTAIREASLLKELKHANIVTLHDIVHTRETLTFVFEYVHTDLSQYLERHSGGLDPRNVRLFLFQLLRGLSYCHKRRVLHRDVKPQNLLISEMGELKLADFGLARAKSVPSHTYSHEVVTLWYRPPDVLLGSTEYSTSLDMWGVGCIFVEMITGMAIFPGVRDTYDQLDKIFKVLGTPTEEDWPGVTRLPGYKPHRIGTYKSRRLGMTWPRLHDVMHGEAMATSLLQLDPLRRLGAEDAMVHPYFSELPNKLLELPDDVSIFSVEGVHLYPEPYSGIK
- the LOC109599945 gene encoding cyclin-dependent kinase 14 isoform X5; translation: MANVILCGFNYSTIHLVAEHLKGLMYVLVLSMTVIFKYSIAVSKEEADEHNHGKLPYNGYSDEFLDRLEPNGNIPPGKGDIRYGSCVVSEWNGGGGGGHDRVKRQLSVSSDSKLLDDDIREETKVILRPRKPPRPKSEVLLNQGSDHRRTKRYSAFGGDSPFGKTEAYIKLEQLGEGSYATVYKGFSNLQNQVVALKEIRLQEEEGAPFTAIREASLLKELKHANIVTLHDIVHTRETLTFVFEYVHTDLSQYLERHSGGLDPRNVRLFLFQLLRGLSYCHKRRVLHRDVKPQNLLISEMGELKLADFGLARAKSVPSHTYSHEVVTLWYRPPDVLLGSTEYSTSLDMWGVGCIFVEMITGMAIFPGVRDTYDQLDKIFKVLGTPTEEDWPGVTRLPGYKPHRIGTYKSRRLGMTWPRLHDVMHGEAMATSLLQLDPLRRLGAEDAMVHPYFSELPNKLLELPDDVSIFSVEGVHLYPEPYSGIK
- the LOC109599945 gene encoding cyclin-dependent kinase 14 isoform X2, whose amino-acid sequence is MYCTVDKSHCSEGTSTQPKNMKDGEFPFPNRLEGVGLPTSGVTMREKKSGALSRMQKLRKRLSHSFGRLSVSKEEADEHNHGKLPYNGYSDEFLDRLEPNGNIPPGKGDIRYEWNGGGGGGHDRVKRQLSVSSDSKLLDDDIREETKVILRPRKPPRPKSEVLLNQGSDHRRTKRYSAFGGDSPFGKTEAYIKLEQLGEGSYATVYKGFSNLQNQVVALKEIRLQEEEGAPFTAIREASLLKELKHANIVTLHDIVHTRETLTFVFEYVHTDLSQYLERHSGGLDPRNVRLFLFQLLRGLSYCHKRRVLHRDVKPQNLLISEMGELKLADFGLARAKSVPSHTYSHEVVTLWYRPPDVLLGSTEYSTSLDMWGVGCIFVEMITGMAIFPGVRDTYDQLDKIFKVLGTPTEEDWPGVTRLPGYKPHRIGTYKSRRLGMTWPRLHDVMHGEAMATSLLQLDPLRRLGAEDAMVHPYFSELPNKLLELPDDVSIFSVEGVHLYPEPYSGIK
- the LOC109599945 gene encoding cyclin-dependent kinase 14 isoform X6; its protein translation is MYCTVDKSHCSEGTSTQPKNMKDGEFPFPNRLEAVSKEEADEHNHGKLPYNGYSDEFLDRLEPNGNIPPGKGDIRYGSCVVSEWNGGGGGGHDRVKRQLSVSSDSKLLDDDIREETKVILRPRKPPRPKSEVLLNQGSDHRRTKRYSAFGGDSPFGKTEAYIKLEQLGEGSYATVYKGFSNLQNQVVALKEIRLQEEEGAPFTAIREASLLKELKHANIVTLHDIVHTRETLTFVFEYVHTDLSQYLERHSGGLDPRNVRLFLFQLLRGLSYCHKRRVLHRDVKPQNLLISEMGELKLADFGLARAKSVPSHTYSHEVVTLWYRPPDVLLGSTEYSTSLDMWGVGCIFVEMITGMAIFPGVRDTYDQLDKIFKVLGTPTEEDWPGVTRLPGYKPHRIGTYKSRRLGMTWPRLHDVMHGEAMATSLLQLDPLRRLGAEDAMVHPYFSELPNKLLELPDDVSIFSVEGVHLYPEPYSGIK
- the LOC109599945 gene encoding cyclin-dependent kinase 14 isoform X4, which encodes MYCTVDKSHCSEGTSTQPKNMKDGVGLPTSGVTMREKKSGALSRMQKLRKRLSHSFGRLSVSKEEADEHNHGKLPYNGYSDEFLDRLEPNGNIPPGKGDIRYEWNGGGGGGHDRVKRQLSVSSDSKLLDDDIREETKVILRPRKPPRPKSEVLLNQGSDHRRTKRYSAFGGDSPFGKTEAYIKLEQLGEGSYATVYKGFSNLQNQVVALKEIRLQEEEGAPFTAIREASLLKELKHANIVTLHDIVHTRETLTFVFEYVHTDLSQYLERHSGGLDPRNVRLFLFQLLRGLSYCHKRRVLHRDVKPQNLLISEMGELKLADFGLARAKSVPSHTYSHEVVTLWYRPPDVLLGSTEYSTSLDMWGVGCIFVEMITGMAIFPGVRDTYDQLDKIFKVLGTPTEEDWPGVTRLPGYKPHRIGTYKSRRLGMTWPRLHDVMHGEAMATSLLQLDPLRRLGAEDAMVHPYFSELPNKLLELPDDVSIFSVEGVHLYPEPYSGIK
- the LOC109599945 gene encoding cyclin-dependent kinase 14 isoform X3; translation: MYCTVDKSHCSEGTSTQPKNMKDGVGLPTSGVTMREKKSGALSRMQKLRKRLSHSFGRLSVSKEEADEHNHGKLPYNGYSDEFLDRLEPNGNIPPGKGDIRYGSCVVSEWNGGGGGGHDRVKRQLSVSSDSKLLDDDIREETKVILRPRKPPRPKSEVLLNQGSDHRRTKRYSAFGGDSPFGKTEAYIKLEQLGEGSYATVYKGFSNLQNQVVALKEIRLQEEEGAPFTAIREASLLKELKHANIVTLHDIVHTRETLTFVFEYVHTDLSQYLERHSGGLDPRNVRLFLFQLLRGLSYCHKRRVLHRDVKPQNLLISEMGELKLADFGLARAKSVPSHTYSHEVVTLWYRPPDVLLGSTEYSTSLDMWGVGCIFVEMITGMAIFPGVRDTYDQLDKIFKVLGTPTEEDWPGVTRLPGYKPHRIGTYKSRRLGMTWPRLHDVMHGEAMATSLLQLDPLRRLGAEDAMVHPYFSELPNKLLELPDDVSIFSVEGVHLYPEPYSGIK